A genomic region of Lachnoclostridium edouardi contains the following coding sequences:
- a CDS encoding phosphatase, whose product MRKIKLDVHTHTIASGHAYGTLNEMAKAAAEKGLDILGITEHAPGIPGTCDMIYFANMKVVPRRLYGVELLLGAEINILDYDGRLSFPDSHFKYLDVRIAGIHSLCYKNGTKEENTRAVVNAIKDPRIDIISHPDDGRCPLDYKQVVEAAKEYRTLLEVNNNSLRLPARRKVKENILEFLELCVEYEQPVIADSDAHFMDDVANLDHASVLLDQSGFPEHLLMNYYPDQFKEFLRKNRELERVWRNSRH is encoded by the coding sequence ATGAGAAAAATAAAATTAGATGTGCATACTCACACCATTGCCAGCGGTCACGCTTACGGCACTTTAAATGAAATGGCTAAGGCCGCTGCAGAGAAAGGGCTGGATATTTTAGGAATTACGGAGCACGCTCCCGGCATACCAGGCACATGTGATATGATTTATTTTGCAAATATGAAGGTAGTGCCCAGAAGGCTTTACGGTGTGGAGCTTCTGCTGGGAGCTGAAATAAATATTTTAGATTATGATGGCAGATTAAGCTTTCCCGACAGTCATTTTAAGTATTTAGATGTAAGAATTGCAGGGATTCACAGCCTTTGCTACAAAAACGGGACAAAGGAGGAGAATACCAGGGCTGTAGTAAATGCAATAAAAGATCCCAGAATTGATATTATCAGCCATCCTGACGACGGACGCTGCCCTTTGGACTATAAGCAGGTGGTGGAGGCCGCCAAAGAATACAGAACCCTTTTAGAGGTAAATAATAATTCCCTCCGCCTGCCGGCCAGAAGAAAGGTAAAGGAAAATATTCTGGAATTTTTAGAATTGTGCGTTGAATATGAACAGCCGGTCATAGCCGACAGCGACGCACATTTTATGGATGATGTGGCAAACTTAGATCACGCCTCAGTTCTTTTAGATCAGTCAGGATTTCCGGAGCATCTGCTGATGAATTATTATCCGGACCAATTTAAGGAATTTTTAAGAAAAAACAGAGAGCTGGAGAGAGTGTGGAGAAACAGCAGGCATTGA
- a CDS encoding amino acid ABC transporter ATP-binding protein, which produces MPSKIIVKNLKKSFGSLEVLKDINMDVEEGEVVCLIGPSGSGKSTFLRCLNRLEDITSGVVTVDGHLMSDRKININKVRENIGMVFQHFNLFPHLSVLGNIMMAPVELKKMTKDEARKKGMDLLTRVGLSDKADVYPGQLSGGQKQRVAIARALAMNPDIMLFDEPTSALDPEMVGEVLEVMKQLAADGMTMVVVTHEMGFAREVADRVVFMDGGYIVEEGTPEEVFGNPKEERTISFLNKVL; this is translated from the coding sequence ATGCCAAGTAAGATTATTGTAAAGAATTTGAAGAAAAGCTTTGGAAGCCTGGAGGTTTTAAAGGACATTAATATGGATGTGGAGGAGGGGGAGGTTGTATGCCTGATCGGTCCTTCCGGATCTGGAAAAAGTACCTTTCTCCGCTGTCTGAACCGTCTGGAGGATATTACCAGCGGCGTTGTAACTGTGGACGGCCATTTAATGTCAGACAGGAAAATCAATATTAATAAAGTCAGAGAAAACATTGGAATGGTTTTCCAGCATTTTAATTTGTTCCCCCACTTATCTGTACTGGGAAATATTATGATGGCTCCTGTGGAGCTGAAAAAGATGACAAAGGACGAGGCCAGAAAAAAAGGCATGGATCTTTTGACGAGAGTTGGTTTGTCAGATAAGGCGGACGTTTATCCGGGACAGCTTTCAGGAGGTCAGAAGCAGCGTGTGGCGATTGCCAGAGCCTTGGCTATGAATCCTGATATTATGCTGTTTGACGAGCCTACCAGCGCCCTGGACCCGGAAATGGTGGGAGAGGTTTTGGAGGTTATGAAGCAGCTGGCTGCCGATGGCATGACCATGGTAGTGGTAACCCATGAAATGGGATTTGCCAGAGAGGTGGCGGACCGCGTTGTATTTATGGATGGAGGCTACATTGTAGAGGAGGGCACGCCGGAGGAGGTATTCGGCAATCCTAAGGAAGAAAGAACAATCAGTTTTCTTAATAAGGTTTTATAA
- a CDS encoding amino acid ABC transporter permease, with product MEVINVLIKYFPSFMVALGMTMKLTVISLICATILGVIFGLFNVSGKRLLKLIANIYIDVIRGTPLMVQAMIIYYGLAQALRPYGFAWKNLGGVDTAGIVILSLNAGAYMAEIIRGGIESVDKGQMEAARSLGLPYGKAMSKIILPQAFRTMMPSIINQFIISLKDTSLISVIGVSELTKRGNILVANASTKVMAIWICVALFYLVVCTILSKVAKIVERKVSYAK from the coding sequence ATGGAAGTAATTAACGTATTAATTAAGTATTTTCCTTCATTTATGGTAGCTTTAGGCATGACTATGAAGCTGACCGTCATTTCTTTGATCTGCGCCACAATTCTGGGAGTTATTTTCGGTCTTTTCAATGTTTCCGGAAAAAGGCTGCTGAAGCTTATTGCCAATATTTATATTGATGTAATCAGGGGAACGCCTTTGATGGTTCAGGCCATGATTATTTATTACGGCCTCGCCCAGGCGCTGCGCCCTTATGGGTTTGCATGGAAGAATTTAGGTGGTGTGGATACGGCGGGGATTGTAATCCTCAGCCTGAATGCAGGAGCTTACATGGCGGAGATTATCAGAGGCGGTATTGAATCTGTGGATAAGGGACAGATGGAGGCGGCCAGAAGCTTAGGTCTCCCTTACGGAAAAGCTATGAGTAAGATTATTCTTCCTCAGGCCTTCCGCACTATGATGCCGTCTATTATCAACCAGTTTATTATTTCTCTGAAAGATACCTCTCTGATCTCTGTAATCGGAGTTTCCGAGTTGACAAAAAGAGGAAATATTCTGGTTGCCAACGCTTCCACTAAGGTTATGGCTATCTGGATTTGCGTAGCTTTGTTTTATCTGGTAGTCTGCACCATTCTTTCTAAGGTAGCAAAAATTGTAGAGAGGAAGGTGTCCTATGCCAAGTAA
- a CDS encoding transporter substrate-binding domain-containing protein: MKKFAALTMAALMAVSAAGCGSKEETADTTAAATESAKAEEADTTEAAEAEGEKKVYQIATDTTFAPFEFENDNGEMVGIDLDLLKAIAEDQGFDYELQVVGFSAAVTAMESGAADAVIAGMSITPEREEKYDFSDPYFESGVGCAVLADSDITDYAQLEGMQVAAKIGTEGCKFAESIADEYGFTVTQFDSSSNMYQDVMAGTSAACFEDYPVMGYEITRGLGLKMLDKLESKNEYGIAVMKGENQELLQMINDGLANLRESGKYDEIINTYIAK; encoded by the coding sequence ATGAAGAAATTTGCGGCACTTACTATGGCAGCTCTTATGGCAGTTTCTGCAGCCGGCTGCGGAAGTAAAGAGGAGACAGCAGATACAACTGCAGCGGCAACAGAAAGCGCTAAGGCAGAGGAAGCTGATACAACAGAAGCAGCAGAGGCAGAGGGCGAAAAGAAGGTATACCAGATTGCTACAGATACTACATTCGCGCCCTTTGAGTTTGAAAATGACAACGGCGAGATGGTAGGAATCGACTTAGACCTTTTAAAAGCGATTGCAGAGGATCAGGGATTTGATTATGAGCTGCAGGTAGTTGGCTTCAGCGCCGCTGTTACAGCTATGGAGTCAGGAGCTGCAGACGCGGTAATCGCCGGTATGTCTATTACCCCTGAAAGAGAAGAGAAATATGATTTCTCCGATCCATATTTTGAGTCCGGCGTAGGCTGCGCAGTGCTGGCTGATTCTGATATTACAGATTACGCTCAGTTAGAGGGTATGCAGGTTGCTGCAAAGATCGGTACAGAGGGCTGCAAGTTTGCAGAGTCTATTGCAGATGAATACGGCTTTACAGTAACACAGTTTGATTCCTCTTCTAATATGTATCAGGACGTAATGGCAGGAACATCTGCAGCATGTTTTGAGGACTATCCTGTAATGGGATATGAGATTACAAGAGGACTGGGCTTAAAGATGTTAGATAAGCTGGAGTCTAAGAACGAGTACGGCATCGCTGTGATGAAGGGCGAGAATCAGGAACTGCTTCAGATGATCAATGATGGTCTGGCTAACCTGAGAGAAAGCGGCAAGTACGACGAGATCATTAATACATATATTGCAAAATAA
- a CDS encoding ComEC/Rec2 family competence protein — translation MNQKKMFFALLMSLSLSLCTACSQSSSPPSLEPSASLSPEQQKEASLEVDFLDVGQGLSVLVSSEGHYMLYDGGDREYSSFVVAYLKEKGIEKLDYVVASHYDSDHLNGVVGTLNAFDVDRILGPDYVWDSKVYQSFITASENLGIPVEHPEPGAVFSLGGASFQVLAPSSEKYRDSNNYSIVLRLTCGKDSFLFTGDAEYESEEEMCRTGLTLDSTVLCVGHHGSASSSTYQFLEKVLPEYAVISCGAYNSYGHPHEETMEKIMAMEIPFFRTDIQGTITATSEGNGITWNTEPCKDYSSGDDREAGSSPTFDSSEIKKQESGSYVLNTNTKKVHLPDCSSAEDIKESNKEIYTGDLEQLIENGFSPCQRCLPRK, via the coding sequence ATGAACCAGAAAAAAATGTTTTTTGCCCTGCTTATGTCTCTCAGCCTAAGCTTATGTACAGCCTGCAGCCAGTCCTCTTCTCCCCCTTCTCTGGAGCCGTCCGCCTCTCTTTCTCCAGAGCAGCAAAAAGAGGCCTCCCTGGAAGTGGATTTTCTGGATGTAGGCCAGGGGCTTTCTGTGTTAGTCAGCTCCGAGGGCCATTATATGCTTTACGACGGAGGGGACAGAGAGTATTCCTCCTTTGTGGTAGCCTATTTAAAGGAAAAGGGAATAGAAAAATTAGATTATGTTGTTGCCTCCCACTATGATTCAGACCATCTGAACGGGGTTGTCGGCACCTTAAATGCTTTTGATGTAGACCGGATTCTGGGACCTGATTACGTCTGGGATTCTAAAGTATACCAGTCCTTTATTACAGCCAGTGAAAATCTGGGGATTCCAGTTGAACATCCGGAGCCTGGAGCAGTCTTTTCCCTGGGCGGCGCAAGCTTTCAGGTTCTGGCCCCCTCCTCTGAAAAATACAGGGACAGCAACAATTACTCCATTGTCCTCCGCCTTACATGCGGTAAAGACAGTTTCCTTTTCACAGGGGACGCAGAATATGAAAGCGAGGAAGAAATGTGCCGCACAGGCCTGACCCTGGATTCTACGGTGCTCTGTGTGGGACACCACGGTTCCGCCTCCTCCTCCACCTACCAGTTTCTGGAAAAGGTGCTGCCGGAGTATGCGGTAATCTCCTGCGGAGCTTATAATTCTTACGGCCATCCCCATGAGGAAACTATGGAAAAAATAATGGCCATGGAAATTCCTTTTTTCCGCACAGACATTCAAGGCACCATTACCGCCACCTCTGAGGGAAACGGCATCACCTGGAATACAGAGCCCTGCAAAGACTACAGTTCAGGCGACGATAGAGAAGCCGGCTCCTCCCCCACCTTTGATTCTTCAGAAATTAAGAAACAGGAATCTGGCTCTTATGTTTTAAATACTAATACAAAAAAAGTTCACCTTCCTGACTGCAGCTCTGCAGAGGATATAAAAGAAAGCAATAAAGAAATTTATACAGGAGATTTAGAGCAATTAATTGAAAATGGTTTTTCCCCCTGCCAAAGATGTCTTCCCAGAAAGTAG